One genomic window of Aquisalimonas sp. 2447 includes the following:
- the dapD gene encoding 2,3,4,5-tetrahydropyridine-2,6-dicarboxylate N-succinyltransferase — translation MDQIRSIIENAFEQRAEISPRTASPEVVDAVERAVMMLDRGEARVAEKRDGDWVVNEWLKKAVLLSFRLHDNEVMRTGAVNFYDKVPLKYTDYNSQDFQAGGVRVVPPAVARRGSYIASGAVLMPSYVNIGAYVDQGTMVDTWATVGSCAQIGKGVHLSGGAGIGGVLEPLQANPVIIEDNCFIGARSEIVEGVIVEEGAVISMGVFIGQSTKIYNRETGEVTSGRVPRGAVVVPGNLPSSDGTHSLYCAVIIKQVDEKTRAKVSINELLRP, via the coding sequence ATGGACCAGATCCGCTCCATCATCGAGAACGCCTTCGAACAGCGCGCCGAAATCAGCCCGCGCACCGCATCCCCGGAGGTGGTGGACGCCGTGGAACGCGCCGTCATGATGCTGGACCGGGGCGAGGCCCGGGTGGCAGAGAAACGCGACGGCGACTGGGTGGTCAACGAGTGGCTGAAAAAGGCCGTGCTGCTGTCGTTCCGCCTGCACGACAACGAAGTCATGCGCACCGGTGCCGTGAACTTCTACGACAAGGTGCCGCTCAAGTACACCGACTACAACAGCCAGGATTTCCAGGCCGGCGGTGTCCGCGTGGTACCGCCGGCGGTGGCCCGGCGGGGCTCCTACATCGCCTCCGGGGCGGTGCTGATGCCCTCCTACGTGAACATCGGCGCCTACGTCGACCAGGGCACCATGGTGGACACCTGGGCCACCGTGGGTTCCTGCGCCCAGATCGGCAAGGGCGTTCATCTCTCCGGCGGTGCCGGCATCGGCGGCGTGCTGGAGCCGCTGCAGGCCAACCCGGTGATCATCGAGGACAACTGCTTCATCGGTGCCCGCTCCGAGATCGTCGAGGGGGTGATCGTGGAGGAAGGCGCCGTGATCTCCATGGGCGTGTTCATCGGCCAGAGCACCAAGATCTACAACCGTGAAACCGGTGAGGTCACCAGCGGCCGGGTGCCCAGGGGCGCCGTGGTGGTTCCGGGCAACCTGCCATCCAGCGATGGCACCCATTCGCTGTACTGCGCCGTCATCATCAAGCAGGTGGACGAGAAGACCCGCGCCAAGGTGAGTATCAACGAACTGCTGAGGCCCTGA
- the glnD gene encoding [protein-PII] uridylyltransferase, which yields MDSASAYPSEADAVLFDGDDLERRLANGEAVVRVFRDAREHGDAILMGRFREGTPARILVGLRAWLIDQLLQRAWDRIMDAACDGLALVAVGGYGRGELHPGSDIDLMLLVDDHGLDGRDRCIEAFLTFLWDIGLEVGHSVRSLDDCITESERDITVTTNLMESRLLRGPEALYEAMRTATGPQQVWPSRTFFEAKWNEQLQRHAKYHDTAYNLEPNIKESPGGLRDIHMVGWVAKRHFGAETLYDLVDQGFLTEQEHEDLISGQNLLWDIRFALHTVAGRREDRLLFDHQATLARQFGYTDQDHTLGVEQFMQRYFRTVMELSRLNEMLLQLYQEVILYAEDREPPQLINKRFQSRKGFIEVTHPNVFRRYPFALLEVFLLLQQHQGLKGVRASTIRLIRAHRHLIDDRFRGDLRCRSLFMEILRQPRGITHELRRMHRYGLLGRYIPAFGAITGRMQYDLFHVYTVDSHTMFVVRNLRRFALPEHAAELPFCHTIMQRLPKPDLLYLAALFHDIAKGRGGDHSELGAEDAYAFCQKHGLSEYDARLVAWLVRHHLLLSMTAQRKDISDPDVINEFADQVGDRTRLDYLYLLTVADIRATNPDMWNSWKDALLLELYTLAKRALRRGLEHPIDNDELVRETQTQARRRLKVKGLHHMTVKSVWRHFTDDYFLRYSAEEIAWHTAAIANTRDSDLPLVLLDGHGPRGGTEAFVYSQDKDHVFALTVYAMDQLNLNIQDARIITTRNGYTLDSYLVLDDDGNPIQDARRKEEIVARLREVLSQDDLTAPSRRPVPRKVQHFNIATRISFVEDPGNDRTVLELITADRPGLLARVGYTFARCGVRLQNAKIATIGAKAEDVFFITDQNNEPLQRQEQFDAIRETLLQLLGEDENLAEQATGL from the coding sequence ATGGACTCGGCCTCCGCCTACCCCAGTGAAGCAGACGCCGTCCTGTTCGACGGCGACGACCTCGAGCGCCGGCTGGCCAACGGCGAGGCCGTGGTGCGCGTCTTCCGGGATGCCCGGGAGCACGGCGACGCCATTCTCATGGGGCGGTTCCGGGAAGGCACACCGGCACGCATCCTCGTCGGGCTGCGTGCCTGGCTGATCGACCAGCTGCTCCAGCGCGCCTGGGACCGCATCATGGACGCGGCCTGTGACGGGCTCGCGCTGGTCGCCGTGGGCGGCTACGGCCGCGGCGAGCTGCATCCAGGCTCAGACATCGATCTGATGCTGCTGGTGGATGACCATGGGCTGGATGGTCGTGACCGCTGCATTGAAGCGTTCCTGACCTTCCTCTGGGACATCGGCCTGGAGGTGGGTCACAGCGTCCGCAGCCTGGATGACTGCATCACCGAGTCGGAGCGCGACATCACTGTTACCACCAATCTCATGGAGTCGCGCCTGCTCCGGGGCCCGGAGGCGCTCTACGAGGCCATGCGCACCGCCACGGGGCCGCAACAGGTCTGGCCAAGCCGCACGTTCTTCGAGGCCAAGTGGAACGAGCAGCTGCAGCGCCACGCCAAGTATCACGACACCGCCTACAATCTGGAGCCCAACATCAAGGAGAGCCCCGGCGGCCTCCGGGACATCCACATGGTGGGCTGGGTGGCCAAGCGCCACTTCGGTGCCGAGACGCTCTACGACCTGGTGGACCAGGGTTTCCTTACCGAACAGGAACACGAAGATCTCATCAGCGGCCAGAACCTGCTGTGGGACATCCGCTTCGCCCTGCACACGGTCGCCGGCCGGCGGGAGGATCGCCTGCTGTTCGACCACCAGGCCACGCTGGCGCGCCAGTTCGGCTACACCGACCAGGACCACACCCTGGGCGTCGAGCAGTTCATGCAGCGCTACTTCCGCACGGTGATGGAGCTCTCGCGGCTCAACGAGATGCTGCTGCAGCTCTACCAGGAAGTCATCCTCTACGCCGAGGATCGCGAGCCGCCACAGCTGATCAACAAGCGCTTCCAGTCGCGCAAGGGCTTCATCGAGGTCACTCACCCCAACGTGTTCCGGCGCTATCCCTTCGCCCTACTGGAAGTGTTCCTGCTGCTGCAGCAGCACCAGGGACTCAAGGGCGTGCGTGCGTCCACCATCCGGCTGATCCGCGCCCACCGCCACCTGATCGATGACCGTTTCCGCGGGGATCTGCGCTGTCGCAGCCTGTTCATGGAAATCCTGCGCCAGCCCCGGGGGATCACCCACGAGCTGCGGCGCATGCACCGCTATGGCCTGCTCGGTCGCTATATCCCGGCGTTCGGGGCCATCACCGGGCGCATGCAGTACGATCTCTTCCACGTTTACACGGTGGATTCCCACACCATGTTCGTGGTGCGCAACCTGCGCCGCTTCGCCCTGCCGGAGCACGCTGCCGAACTGCCCTTCTGCCACACCATCATGCAACGTCTGCCCAAACCGGACCTGCTGTACCTGGCAGCACTGTTCCACGACATCGCCAAGGGCCGTGGCGGCGACCATTCCGAGCTCGGTGCCGAGGACGCCTACGCGTTCTGCCAGAAGCATGGGCTCAGTGAATACGATGCGCGGCTGGTGGCCTGGCTGGTCCGCCACCACCTGCTGCTGTCCATGACCGCCCAGCGCAAGGACATCTCGGACCCGGACGTGATCAACGAGTTCGCCGACCAGGTGGGTGATCGCACACGGCTGGATTACCTGTACCTGCTCACCGTGGCCGACATCCGGGCCACCAACCCGGACATGTGGAACTCCTGGAAGGATGCCCTGCTGCTGGAGCTGTACACCCTGGCGAAGCGGGCGCTGCGTCGCGGGCTGGAGCACCCCATCGACAACGACGAACTGGTGCGCGAAACCCAGACCCAGGCGCGCCGGCGCCTGAAGGTCAAGGGGCTGCACCACATGACGGTGAAATCCGTCTGGCGGCATTTCACCGACGACTATTTTCTGCGCTACTCCGCGGAGGAGATCGCCTGGCATACCGCGGCCATTGCCAACACCCGGGACAGTGATCTGCCCCTGGTGCTGCTGGACGGGCATGGCCCCCGGGGCGGCACCGAGGCCTTCGTCTACAGCCAGGACAAGGATCACGTGTTCGCGTTGACGGTGTACGCCATGGATCAGCTGAACCTGAACATCCAGGACGCCCGCATCATCACCACCCGCAACGGCTACACGCTGGACAGCTATCTGGTCCTGGATGATGACGGCAATCCGATTCAGGACGCACGGCGCAAGGAGGAGATCGTCGCCCGGCTGCGCGAGGTCCTGAGCCAGGACGATCTCACCGCACCGTCGCGGCGGCCGGTGCCCCGCAAGGTGCAGCACTTCAACATCGCCACCCGGATCAGCTTCGTCGAGGATCCGGGCAACGATCGCACGGTGCTGGAATTGATCACCGCCGACCGGCCCGGACTGCTGGCCCGGGTCGGCTACACCTTCGCCCGCTGCGGCGTGCGCCTGCAGAATGCCAAGATCGCCACCATCGGCGCCAAGGCCGAGGACGTGTTCTTCATCACCGACCAGAACAACGAACCCCTGCAGCGCCAGGAGCAGTTCGACGCCATCCGCGAGACCCTGCTCCAGCTGTTGGGCGAGGACGAGAACCTGGCCGAGCAGGCCACCGGCCTGTAA
- the tsf gene encoding translation elongation factor Ts translates to MAITAAQVKELRERTGSGMMECKKALVEADGDIDAAIEAMRKKGLAKAEKKADRVAAEGKIVTKVSDDGRQGVILEMNSETDFVSAGDDFTNFANAVAAIILDKQPADENALLELDFDGERDVHTARKELVAKIGENIQLRRFRLYSTESGQIAHYLHGVRIGVMVEMEGGDAQLGRDIAMHVAASNPAAVDENDMPAELLEKERAILKAQAEESGKPPEIVEKMLDGRVKKYLKETTLLGQPFVKDPDQTVAELLKAAGAKVKHFTRFEVGEGIEKQEGNFADEVMAQVRGS, encoded by the coding sequence ATGGCGATTACAGCTGCCCAGGTGAAGGAGCTCCGTGAGCGCACCGGCTCCGGAATGATGGAATGCAAGAAGGCCCTGGTGGAGGCGGACGGCGACATTGACGCCGCCATCGAGGCCATGCGCAAGAAGGGCCTGGCCAAGGCCGAGAAGAAGGCCGACCGCGTGGCCGCGGAAGGCAAGATCGTGACCAAAGTCTCCGATGATGGTCGCCAGGGCGTGATCCTGGAGATGAACAGCGAAACGGACTTTGTCTCCGCCGGCGATGATTTCACCAACTTCGCCAACGCCGTGGCCGCCATCATTCTCGACAAGCAGCCCGCGGACGAGAACGCGCTGCTGGAGCTGGACTTCGACGGCGAGCGCGACGTGCACACCGCCCGGAAGGAGCTGGTGGCCAAGATCGGCGAGAACATCCAGCTGCGGCGCTTCCGTCTGTACAGCACCGAGTCCGGCCAGATTGCCCACTACCTGCATGGCGTGCGAATCGGCGTGATGGTGGAAATGGAAGGTGGCGATGCCCAGCTGGGTCGCGATATTGCCATGCACGTTGCCGCCAGCAATCCGGCAGCGGTGGACGAGAACGACATGCCGGCAGAGCTGCTCGAGAAAGAGCGCGCGATTCTCAAGGCCCAGGCCGAGGAGAGCGGCAAGCCGCCGGAGATCGTCGAGAAGATGCTCGACGGCCGGGTGAAGAAGTACCTCAAGGAGACGACGCTTCTCGGTCAGCCCTTCGTCAAGGATCCCGACCAGACCGTCGCCGAGCTGCTCAAGGCCGCCGGCGCCAAGGTCAAGCACTTCACCCGCTTCGAGGTCGGCGAGGGCATAGAGAAGCAGGAAGGGAACTTTGCCGACGAGGTGATGGCGCAGGTTCGCGGATCCTGA
- the map gene encoding type I methionyl aminopeptidase, translated as MTVTIKSADEIEKMRAAGKLAADVLSLLGEHVRPGVTTEELDRIAHDYIVNKHDAVPAPLNYRGFPKSICTSVNHVVCHGIPGPKKLKKGDILNIDVTVIKDGYHGDTSRMYHVGEATILGRRLCDVTHAAMWEGIRAVRPGARLGDIGAAIQTCAESYNYSVVREYCGHGIGSEFHEEPQVLHYGTAGTGMPLEAGMTFTIEPMINAGRKETRLLKDDWTVITKDRSLSAQWEHTILVTNDGHEVLTLRHDEVIPE; from the coding sequence ATGACGGTCACCATCAAGTCCGCCGATGAAATCGAGAAAATGCGCGCTGCCGGCAAGCTGGCGGCGGACGTCCTGAGCCTGCTCGGGGAGCATGTGCGCCCGGGGGTCACCACCGAGGAGCTGGACCGGATCGCCCACGATTACATCGTGAACAAGCACGATGCGGTGCCCGCTCCTCTGAACTACCGCGGCTTTCCGAAGTCCATCTGCACCTCGGTGAACCACGTGGTCTGCCACGGGATCCCCGGACCGAAGAAGCTCAAGAAGGGGGACATCCTCAACATCGACGTCACCGTCATCAAGGACGGCTATCACGGCGACACCAGCCGCATGTACCATGTGGGTGAAGCGACGATCCTCGGCCGCCGGCTCTGCGACGTGACCCATGCAGCCATGTGGGAAGGCATCCGCGCAGTGCGCCCCGGCGCACGCCTGGGTGACATCGGCGCTGCCATACAGACCTGTGCCGAGAGCTACAACTACTCTGTGGTCCGCGAGTACTGTGGCCACGGGATCGGCAGCGAATTCCACGAGGAACCCCAGGTCCTTCACTACGGCACTGCCGGCACGGGCATGCCGCTGGAAGCGGGCATGACCTTCACCATCGAACCGATGATCAACGCCGGCCGCAAGGAAACCCGCCTGCTCAAGGACGACTGGACCGTGATCACCAAGGACCGCAGCCTGTCGGCTCAGTGGGAGCACACCATCCTGGTTACCAATGACGGCCACGAAGTGTTGACTCTGCGCCACGACGAAGTCATCCCGGAGTAA
- the dapC gene encoding succinyldiaminopimelate transaminase, with protein sequence MNPRLRALQPYPFERLNALLSDCAPADLPPINLGIGEPRHATPRVIRDTLADNLDGLGGYAATGGTPALRQTICAWLRQRFGIADGVLDPDQHVLPVAGTREALFAIAQTVLSGAPGARVLMPNPCYQIYEGAALIAGAEPYYLATRAADGYLPDLAAVPEETWQACELIYICSPGNPTGAVLPAAWQRQLIELADRFDFVIASDECYSELYPDEEQAPTGLLEVCAAMGRRDFRRCLVFHSLSKRSNAPGLRSGFVAGDAGLLRAFLQYRTYQGCAMPLQTQAASRAAWDDEAHVVHNRSRYSDKFDRALAALQPVLDVNRPDAGFYLWPRTPIDDVTFARALYEQENVRVLPGSYLSREVDGVNPGAGHVRMALVAEEAECEEAMQRIRRFVETLTP encoded by the coding sequence ATGAATCCGCGACTGCGTGCCCTTCAGCCCTATCCCTTTGAGCGTCTCAATGCCCTGCTGAGCGACTGTGCGCCGGCGGATCTGCCCCCCATCAACCTCGGCATCGGCGAACCCCGCCATGCCACTCCGCGGGTGATCCGCGACACCCTGGCCGACAACCTGGACGGCCTGGGCGGTTATGCCGCCACCGGTGGCACTCCGGCCCTGCGGCAGACCATCTGCGCCTGGCTCCGGCAACGGTTCGGCATCGCCGACGGGGTCCTGGACCCCGACCAGCACGTCCTGCCGGTGGCCGGCACCCGTGAAGCCCTGTTCGCCATTGCGCAGACGGTGCTCTCCGGGGCCCCGGGCGCCCGCGTGCTGATGCCCAACCCCTGCTACCAGATCTACGAAGGCGCGGCACTGATCGCCGGCGCTGAGCCGTACTACCTGGCGACCCGTGCTGCCGACGGCTATCTTCCGGATCTCGCCGCCGTACCGGAGGAGACCTGGCAGGCGTGCGAACTGATCTATATCTGCTCCCCCGGCAACCCCACCGGCGCGGTCCTGCCGGCCGCCTGGCAGCGACAGCTTATCGAGCTGGCCGACCGCTTCGACTTCGTCATTGCCAGCGACGAATGCTACAGCGAACTGTACCCCGACGAAGAGCAGGCTCCCACGGGGCTGCTGGAGGTCTGCGCGGCCATGGGCCGCCGCGACTTCCGCCGCTGCCTGGTGTTCCACAGCCTGTCCAAGCGCTCCAATGCCCCCGGCCTGCGCTCCGGCTTCGTCGCCGGTGATGCGGGGCTGCTGCGCGCCTTCCTGCAGTACCGGACTTACCAGGGCTGCGCCATGCCCCTGCAGACCCAGGCAGCCAGTCGCGCCGCCTGGGACGACGAGGCACATGTGGTGCATAATCGCAGCCGCTATAGCGACAAGTTCGACCGCGCCCTGGCGGCGCTGCAACCCGTACTGGACGTCAACCGCCCCGATGCCGGCTTTTACCTGTGGCCGCGGACGCCCATCGACGATGTCACCTTCGCGCGGGCGCTCTACGAACAGGAAAACGTGCGGGTCCTCCCGGGCAGCTATCTTTCCCGGGAGGTTGACGGGGTCAACCCCGGCGCCGGACACGTCCGCATGGCACTGGTGGCGGAAGAGGCCGAATGCGAAGAGGCCATGCAGCGTATCCGCCGCTTCGTCGAGACCCTGACCCCGTAG
- the pyrH gene encoding UMP kinase, producing the protein MSKPVYGRVLLKLSGEGLLGDADYGIDPAVSRRLAREIREVREAGVELALVVGGGNIFRGAGLAAAGMDRVTADHMGMLATVMNALALQDALEQEGVFTRVMSAIKINQVCEDYIRRRAVRHLEKGRTVIFAAGTGNPFFTTDSAASLRAIEVNADIMLKATKVDGVYSADPVHDREALRYRRLTFDEVLDRKLSVMDATAIVLCREHGLPIQVFDMTRPGALMDLVLGGDVGTIVERG; encoded by the coding sequence ATGTCCAAGCCTGTCTACGGTCGCGTTCTCCTGAAGCTCAGCGGTGAAGGCTTGCTGGGTGATGCCGACTACGGTATCGATCCGGCGGTCAGCCGCCGCCTGGCCAGGGAGATCAGGGAGGTCCGCGAGGCCGGCGTGGAACTGGCCCTGGTCGTCGGCGGTGGCAATATCTTCCGCGGCGCAGGCCTCGCCGCAGCCGGCATGGACCGTGTGACCGCCGATCACATGGGCATGCTGGCGACTGTGATGAACGCGCTGGCCCTCCAGGATGCCCTGGAACAGGAAGGCGTGTTTACCCGGGTGATGTCCGCCATCAAGATCAACCAGGTCTGTGAGGACTACATCCGGCGACGCGCCGTGCGCCATCTTGAGAAAGGGCGTACCGTGATCTTCGCTGCGGGCACCGGTAATCCGTTCTTCACCACCGATTCGGCGGCCAGTCTGCGCGCCATCGAAGTCAATGCCGATATCATGCTCAAGGCGACCAAGGTGGACGGCGTGTATTCGGCGGATCCGGTACACGACCGGGAGGCATTGCGGTATCGTCGGCTGACCTTCGACGAAGTGCTGGATCGCAAGCTGTCGGTGATGGATGCCACTGCCATCGTGCTGTGTCGCGAGCACGGCCTGCCCATACAGGTGTTCGACATGACGCGCCCGGGTGCCCTGATGGATCTGGTGCTCGGGGGCGATGTGGGCACCATCGTCGAGAGAGGATGA
- the frr gene encoding ribosome recycling factor — translation MIEDIEKDARERMKKSVESLRQDLVKIRTGRAHSSLLDHVMVEYYGMEVPINQVANVSASDARTLLVTPYEKGMGQKIEKAIIQSDLGLNPASQGDVLRVPMPALNEERRKELVRFVRNEAEQARVAVRNIRRDANGDLKTLVKEKEITEDDQKRGEERIQKLTDQFVAQVDEALEQKEQELMAV, via the coding sequence GTGATCGAGGATATCGAAAAGGACGCGCGCGAGCGGATGAAGAAGTCGGTGGAGTCGCTGCGCCAGGATCTGGTGAAGATCCGCACCGGCCGCGCCCACTCCAGCCTGCTCGACCACGTCATGGTCGAGTACTACGGCATGGAAGTGCCCATCAACCAGGTGGCCAACGTCAGCGCCAGTGATGCGCGTACACTGCTGGTGACGCCCTACGAAAAGGGCATGGGGCAGAAGATCGAGAAGGCCATTATCCAGTCCGATCTGGGCCTCAACCCTGCGTCACAAGGGGATGTGCTTAGGGTGCCCATGCCGGCGTTGAACGAGGAGCGCCGCAAGGAACTGGTGCGGTTCGTGCGCAACGAGGCCGAGCAGGCCCGGGTGGCAGTCCGGAACATCCGCCGCGATGCCAATGGCGATCTCAAGACCCTGGTGAAGGAAAAGGAAATCACGGAAGACGATCAGAAGCGTGGTGAGGAGCGGATCCAGAAGCTCACCGACCAGTTCGTCGCCCAGGTGGACGAGGCCCTGGAGCA
- the rpsB gene encoding 30S ribosomal protein S2 has translation MANVSMREMLEAGVHFGHQTRFWNPKMAPYIFGERNKIHIINLEKTLPLYQDALNFMGKLAANGGKILFVGTKRAARDAVRAEAKRCNMPYVDHRWLGGMMTNFRTVKQSIRRLKDLEQQEEDGTFRKLVKKEALELTREKDKLDRSLSGIKDMERLPDAMFVIDVGYENIAIKEARKLNIPVVGVVDTNNPLQGVDYVIPGNDDAIRAIQLYTRGAADAIQDAKASSVKPGASEKDDFVEVQESQDSQESGADEGAAAQ, from the coding sequence ATGGCCAACGTGTCCATGCGAGAAATGCTGGAGGCGGGTGTCCACTTTGGTCACCAGACCCGCTTCTGGAACCCCAAGATGGCGCCGTACATCTTCGGTGAACGCAACAAGATTCACATCATCAACCTGGAGAAGACGCTGCCGCTGTACCAGGATGCCCTGAATTTCATGGGCAAGCTGGCGGCCAACGGCGGCAAGATCCTGTTTGTCGGCACCAAGCGTGCTGCCCGGGATGCCGTGCGTGCCGAGGCGAAGCGCTGCAACATGCCGTATGTCGACCATCGCTGGCTCGGCGGCATGATGACCAACTTCCGCACCGTCAAGCAGTCCATCCGGCGGCTGAAGGATCTCGAGCAGCAGGAAGAGGACGGCACCTTCCGCAAGCTGGTCAAGAAAGAAGCCCTGGAGCTGACCCGGGAGAAAGACAAGCTCGACCGCTCACTGTCCGGTATCAAGGACATGGAGCGCCTGCCCGACGCCATGTTCGTGATCGACGTGGGCTACGAGAACATCGCCATCAAGGAAGCGCGGAAGCTCAACATCCCGGTGGTGGGCGTGGTTGATACCAACAACCCCCTGCAGGGCGTTGACTACGTCATTCCCGGCAACGATGACGCCATCCGCGCCATTCAGCTCTACACCCGCGGGGCGGCGGACGCCATCCAGGACGCCAAGGCCTCCTCGGTGAAGCCCGGTGCCAGCGAGAAGGATGATTTCGTCGAAGTGCAGGAGAGCCAGGATTCCCAGGAATCCGGTGCGGACGAAGGCGCCGCGGCGCAGTAG
- a CDS encoding Spx/MgsR family RNA polymerase-binding regulatory protein, with translation MVMLYGIRNCDTCRKALKWLESAGIEAGFHDFRRDGVPEARVQHWLQTLGAEQVISRRSPTWRKLGDADRARVDTAPVALVQEWPNLIRRPVLEDGGDVVVGFREAEYAERFGGGAA, from the coding sequence ATGGTCATGCTCTACGGGATCCGCAACTGCGACACCTGCCGCAAGGCCCTGAAGTGGCTGGAGTCTGCCGGCATCGAGGCGGGCTTCCACGATTTCCGCCGCGACGGCGTACCGGAGGCGCGCGTGCAGCACTGGCTGCAGACCCTGGGCGCCGAGCAGGTCATCAGCCGGCGCAGCCCCACCTGGCGGAAACTCGGTGACGCGGACCGCGCCCGGGTGGATACCGCGCCGGTGGCGCTGGTGCAGGAGTGGCCGAACCTGATCCGCCGCCCGGTGCTGGAAGACGGCGGTGACGTGGTGGTGGGGTTCCGGGAGGCCGAGTACGCCGAGCGG